One window of Polynucleobacter sp. HIN5 genomic DNA carries:
- the crcB gene encoding fluoride efflux transporter CrcB: protein MSTASVSLIAIFFGAGLGALLRALLNVLTESFSSVIPMGTLIANLLGAYLVGIALAYFIDQPSISPQWRLFIITGFLGGLTTFSSFSAEVVQLMQRDQLLLALGLAFMHVCGSLLLTFLGIWSVNALK from the coding sequence ATGTCTACCGCTTCTGTATCGCTCATCGCCATCTTTTTTGGAGCAGGTCTTGGTGCGCTCTTGCGCGCCTTACTCAATGTTCTTACAGAATCATTTTCTTCCGTGATTCCAATGGGGACATTGATTGCAAATCTTCTTGGTGCATATTTGGTTGGTATTGCTCTGGCATATTTTATTGATCAACCATCGATTTCACCCCAATGGCGTCTCTTTATCATCACTGGGTTTCTGGGTGGTTTAACCACGTTCTCAAGTTTTTCTGCTGAAGTTGTGCAACTGATGCAGCGCGATCAGTTGTTGCTCGCTTTGGGCCTCGCATTCATGCATGTCTGCGGATCCTTATTGCTAACCTTTCTAGGGATTTGGAGTGTCAACGCACTTAAATAA
- a CDS encoding chromate transporter has product MMIGLLGLFIKLSLFSLIAFGGVNALLPTLYDISVNQEGWIDPQTFIHYFAIAQAAPGPNLLTVTLIGWNAFGLAGALLATLAVCWPSCILIFYLQRVIAKLQHLQWKKTIEYSASALAVGLVLASAWQIAIRINGNWAAYALTIFSILFVLLSKRHPLYLIGLGAILGFFGFI; this is encoded by the coding sequence ATGATGATCGGCCTCTTAGGACTGTTTATCAAACTGTCCTTATTCTCATTAATTGCATTTGGCGGGGTCAATGCCCTTCTCCCAACTCTGTATGACATTTCGGTTAATCAAGAGGGCTGGATTGACCCGCAAACATTCATTCATTATTTTGCAATTGCGCAGGCAGCGCCCGGCCCCAACCTACTGACCGTCACCTTAATTGGCTGGAATGCCTTTGGCTTAGCGGGCGCCCTCTTGGCAACTCTAGCTGTTTGTTGGCCGTCGTGTATTTTGATTTTTTATTTACAGCGGGTGATCGCCAAACTGCAGCATTTGCAGTGGAAGAAAACCATTGAGTACTCTGCAAGCGCCCTTGCGGTTGGCTTAGTGCTTGCATCTGCCTGGCAAATTGCTATTCGGATTAATGGTAATTGGGCGGCCTATGCATTAACCATCTTTAGCATTCTGTTTGTCTTACTCAGTAAACGCCACCCTCTTTATCTAATTGGCCTCGGTGCAATCCTGGGATTTTTTGGATTTATTTAA